One window of the Bos mutus isolate GX-2022 chromosome X, NWIPB_WYAK_1.1, whole genome shotgun sequence genome contains the following:
- the LOC102280903 gene encoding LOW QUALITY PROTEIN: putative RNA-binding protein 15B (The sequence of the model RefSeq protein was modified relative to this genomic sequence to represent the inferred CDS: substituted 1 base at 1 genomic stop codon) — protein sequence MDFPGGRAVKNLPANAEDAEEKGLKAWEDTWKRRSLSSDRGRATHSPYEERSRTKGGGQPADRGSDRTPEHSHKENRSSEGTKESGSNSLSNSRHGAEERSHHHHHEAPDSSHRKKTRESERNHRTTEAEPKPLEEQKHETKKLKNLSEYAQMLQLGWNGLLVLKNSCFLTSMHILEGDQGVISSLLKDHTSGSKLTQLKIAQRLRLDQHKLDEVTRRIKQGSPNGYAVLLATQATPSGPGSEGDAXVEPGLQRQLLRNLVSYLKQKQAAGVISLPVGGSKGRDSTGMLYAFPPCDFSQQYLQSALRTLGKLEEEHMVIVIVRDTA from the exons atggacttccctggtggccgagcagtaaagaacctgcctgccaatgcagaagatgcag AAGAGAAAGGACTCAAGGCCTGGGAGGACACGTGGAAGCGCAGGAGCCTCTCCAGTGATCGCGGAAGGGCCACCCACTCCCCTTATGAGGAGCGGAGCAGGACCAAGGGTGGTGGGCAGCCTGCGGACCGAGGCTCCGACCGCACCCCTGAGCATAGCCACAAGGAAAACCGTTCCAGTGAAGGGACCAAGGAGTCCGGCAGCAACTCCCTCAGCAACAGCCGACACGGGGCGGAGGAGCggagccaccaccaccaccacgaggCTCCCGATTCTTCCCACAGGAAGAAGACCCGAGAGAGCGAGCGCAATCATCGGACCACTGAGGCCGAGCCCAAGCCTCTGGAAGAGCAAAAACACGAGACCAAAAAGCTCAAGAATCTTTCAGAGTATGCCCAGATGCTGCAGCTGGGTTGGAACGGGCTTCTGGTGTTGAAAAACAGCTGCTTCCTGACATCTATGCACATCCTAGAGGGGGACCAGGGGGTGATCAGCAGTCTCCTCAAAGACCATACTTCCGGGAGTAAGCTGACCCAGCTGAAGATTGCCCAGCGCCTTCGCCTGGACCAGCACAAGCTCGATGAGGTCACACGACGCATCAAGCAGGGGAGCCCCAATGGCTACGCAGTGCTCCTGGCCACCCAGGCGACCCCCAGTGGGCCTGGCTCTGAGGGGGATGCCTAGGTGGAGCCTGGCCTACAGAGGCAGCTTCTCAGGAACCTGGTCTCCTACTTGAAACAGAAGCAGGCTGCAGGGGTGATCAGCCTGCCAGTGGGTGGATCCAAGGGCAGAGACAGCACAGGCATGCTCTACGCCTTCCCGCCCTGTGACTTCTCACAGCAGTACCTCCAGTCAGCGCTGAGGACATTGGGCAAGCTAGAGGAGGAGCACATGGTGATAGTTATAGTGAGAGACACAGCCTAG